The stretch of DNA gttattactgcattgtcggaactagaagcacaagcatttcgctacactcgcattaacatctgctaaccatgtgtatgtgacaaataaaatttgatttgatttgatttcaaagaGTTAAAAGGTAAACCTGTGTCCTGCGTTTAAAATGACAAACGAAGCACTTCAAAGTTGTAATTGTAAGCATGTGTCCTGCATTACAACGTAATCAAAGAAGTCCGCAGGTATGGCACCCTGCCCGGGAATCAGATACTTGAGTAAAATTGTTTGAAATTGATTAAACCCTGGACAAAATCCGTATGTTTTGGAAAGCACATTATAACAGTGGAAACTCCTAAATTCAGTCAATTTAAAAACGTTGCCGTGTCTGATGAGCCAGCACAGCGACCAAATTGAAATATCTGACAAACTTGTGGTCACGATCAttcccatattattacttaccctattgctcttttgcaccccagtatctctacttgcacatcatcatctgcacatctatcactccagtgttaatgctaaattgtaattatttcgcctccatggcctatttattgccatacctcactactcttctacatttgcacacactgtacattgaTTTGTCTATTGTGTTGTTGACTAcgtttacttcatgtgtaactctgtgttgttgtttttgtcgcactactttgctttattttggccaggtcccagttgtaaatgagaacttgttctcaactggcctgcctggttaaataaaggtgaaatatatatattttaaatatatatatatatatagttgtttCATAAAATAAATGGTCAATCAATACCCAAATAAGGTTTATAATCTCACCTCAGTATTCCCCACGTTGTTTAGATTGACTATACTTTCTCCCAAACACTCGATTTGACTCCTCTTAAGTGTAACATCAGCAGGCAGGGTGCTGTCATTGTAAGATCTCACAAACTTGAAGTCACTGGTGCGTGAGCCCGTTGTCAGGTATGCATCATAATTGTAAGAACTGCGCAGAGTTCCAGCTCCATCCACCTCTGCATAGTTGGGAGGGAAATACGCGCTGGGAATGGCGACTGCTCCATCAAACAACATTCTAGGCTTTCTACTGCGGCAGAACTTCACGGCCAGGATGAGAATAATGAAAGTCAGGAAAAAGGtggagacagagaccagaccaatgATCAAATAGGAAGTTAGTTTGGAACTATCTTCATAAGTCATGTCTTTCAGTTCTGGAACTTCAGCCAAGTTATCTGATATGAGTAAATATACATCacaggttgtagagagagagggctgcCCGTTATCTTTCACTGATATAACAAGGTTCTGCTTCATACTGTCAGATTCAGAAATGTCCCGCTGTGCCTTGATCTCTCCACTGTGGAGAGCAATAGTGAAAAGTCCCGGATCAGTCGATTTCACGATGTGATATGAAAGCCACGCGTTTTGTCCAGAGTCAGCATCCACAGCTATCACCTTGGAAACCAGTGACCCCGCCAGAGCAGCTTTGGGGACCATCTCAGTCATCAAGGAGTTCCCTGCTGGAGCAGGGTATAATATCTGGGGAGAGTTATCATTCTCATCTGTTATGAAGACACTCACTGTCACGTTACTGCTGAGTGGAGGAGAACCATTGTCTCTGGCTACAACGTGGACCTTGAAGCTCCTAAACTGTTCATAATCAAATGTTCTCACAGTATGGATCACCCCCGTGTCTCCGTTAATGGATAGAAATGAGGACACCGGAACACCGTTCACATCACTAGGCAATAGAGAATAGACCACTGTACCGTTCTGTCTCCAGTCTGGGTCTCTGGCAGTAACAGAACACATAGAGGAGCCAGGCTTGTTATTTTCAGTCACATAGGAACTGTAGGATTGTTCTTCAAACGCAGGAGGATTGTCATTCACGTCTGACACAGATACATGAATCGTCGTTGAGGAGGATAAAGGTGGAGACCCCTCGTCAGTGGCAGTGATAGTTATGTTATAATCTGATATTTTCTCTCGGTCTAATTCACTTGTTGTTACCAAAGAATAATAGTTTTTGATTGAGGGGTTTAGTTTGAAAGGAACATTTTGTTGAATGGAGCAGCGGACCTGTCTATTTCCCTCTGAATCTTTATCCTGTACATTGATGATGCCCACCTCTGTTCCAGGTAACACGTTCTCGGGGATGAGATTGCTCAGTGATTTAATGAATATCGCTGGTGCATTATCATTTATATCGGTTATATCTATGATTACTTTTGTGTTAGAAGCTAAACCTGACCCATCTTTGGCTTGGACGCGCATTTCATAATCTGTCCTCTCCTCAAAGTCCACAGGTCCGACGACTCTGATTACACCAGTCCCTTTGTCTATAGAAAACACCGTCGATGCTTTTTCAGATATACTACTGAAGTCATACGTCACTTCCCCATTTGCACCCTTATCTGCGTCGGTGGCGCTGACAGTTACCACTACATAATCTACAGGGGAATTTTCTGTCAGACTGACTCTATAAACGTCCTGGCTAAATACTGGGATATTATCGTTAGCATCCAACACAGTGACGTGTATAACTACACTACCAGATCTCTGCGGAGTCCCACCATCAACAGCAGTAAGTAACAACGTCACCTCCTCTTGCTTTTCTCGATCCAGCTCTTTTTCTAACACTAACTCACTGTATTTCCCACCATCTCTATTTGTATGAACGGCCAAAACAAAATGTTCATTCCTGTCGAGCGTATAGCTTTGCATGGTGTTTAATCCTATGTCCGAATCATGAGCTTCGTCTAAGGGAAAACGCTCCCCTTTGTCAGCCGATTCCCTTATTTCTAGATTCATGCGTTCATTGGGGAAACGAGGTGAATTGTCATTTACGTCTTGAATTTGCACAGTAATACGATGCAGCTCCAGAGGGTTTTCAAGCACAAGCTCATATTTTAGTGCACACGTAAGCTTCGAACCACACAGCTCCTCTCTATCTATTCTTTCAGTCACAATAAGGTTGCCAGCCGCGAGGTTGATGTCACAATAACGTCGACTGATGCCATCCATATCCAACCGAGCTTTGCGATCAGAGAATCTCTTCGCATCCAGCCCGAGATCTTTGGCTATATTTCCAATGACAAATCCACGCTTCGCTTCCTCGGGAGCAGAGTAGCCCATGTCTCCATACGTGTTACGAGGGAGAACAAGAAAGAAAACCGAGGAGAAAACGAGGGCAGAGACCGATAATCTTGTATCCATCATCATCAACGTGGGAGCGGTCCTTTCCTTAAGATGTTGATTTACAGAATTCGTTATTCCATTAAAACAAATGTCGTCCAAGTTCCAATATTCTCTCCAAGCAAGGATATGTTGAAACTAGTCAATGCTTTGTTTTTTCCCCACTGCCGAAACAAGTCTCCTCCCTGTATATGTTAATCTACTGGGTGGGGACACAAGTGTGCATTCACCCAGAGAAGGTGAACAGCGACACATTGAGTATTTTCACAAAAATTGCAGTAACACTACAAAGTTACTGAATATACAGTGAACAAGATATTTCCAATATCTTACTGTAAAAATATGCTACTTAAATGTTGCCAAACTGGCCATGCCTACAAGTCAGCCAGAAAAAAAATCACCAGTTTTCCATCAGTCAACACCATTTTGGTTTGAGCCTTAACTCTCCATGGTTGGCGCAAAAGATACGCGCGCTATAAGCGTCGGTAATGTCTCAGAACTGAACAGCGACCATACTTTAAGGATTTGGCAATAGAGTATCCGAAATGAGGGTAACCTTTTCTGTCATTGAATAATATGcaatgtatatattatattagtgTATTAATTCGGTTGTTTTGGGTGCATTTTAAAATATAAATGACCAAAGGCTTGATAATTGACAACTGCTTTTCGTTAATGCGattttagaaatgttaaaatatagGCCTAACTAACATAGCCTATCATGTTATCCTAAACAACATtgacatttcatttcattttcctCACTTGCTTCTGAATGATAGAATGTGCCTAAGTGGTTAATAATTTAGTGCTGCAAATTGCTATCCAATAAACGTCAGAAATATGTTCACGTAATATAGCAGCAGGCTATTTGACCTAGCATAGGCCTATATAATTACAGCACTTCAAATAGTTGACACAGTAGCCTATTCTgcgtttaaaataaataaaaaacggaGCACTTCAATCTTGTAAACGTGTATCCTGCGTTAGAAAGACAGCAAATATGTCTGTGGATATGACACCATGCTCTGGCATAAGACACTTGAGTAAAATGATCGTTTAATCCCTCGCAAAAAAACCTAGAAGGGATGTAGCCTGTTGATTCTCACACATTACCAGTGGCGCCTCCTGAATTCAGTGAATTTAAAAACGTCGCAATGTCTGATAAGCCAACAACACAGTGATCACATTCAAACATTTGACAGACTTCTGGTCATCTCAATACATGTGTTAACATAAAAGTTCAATCAATACTAAAAATAGGATTCTAATCTCACCTCAGTATTCCCCACGACGTCAGGAGTGAATACACTTTCTCCCAAAACCTCAATTTGACTCTTCCTCAGTGTCTGGTCAGCAGGCAGGGTGCTGTCATTGTAAGATCTGACAAAGTTGAAGTCACTGGTGCGTGAGCCCGTTGTCAGGTATGCGTCATAATTGTAAGAACTGCGCAGAGTTCCAGCCCCATCCACCTCTGCATAGTTGGGAGGGAAATACGCGCTGGGAATGGCGACTGCTCCATCAAACAACATTCTCGGCTTTCTACTGCGGCAGAACCTCACAGCCAGGATGAGAATAATGAAAGTCAGAAAAAAGGtggagacagagaccagaccaatgATCAAATAGGAAGTTAGTTTCGAACTATCCTCATAAGTCATGTCTTTCAGTTCTGGAACTTCAGCCAAGTTATCTGATATGAGTAAATAAACATCacaggttgtagagagagagggctgtccgTTATCTTTCACTGATATAACAAGGTTCTGCTTCATACTGTCAGATTCAGCAATGTCCCGCTGTGCCCTGATCTCTCCGCTGTGGAGACCAATTGTGAAAAGTCCAGGATCAGTTGATTTGATCATCTGATATGAAAGCCATGCGTTCTGTCCAGAGTCAGCATCCACAGCTATCACCTTGGAAACCAGGGACCCCGCCAGAGCAGCTTTGGGGACCATCTCAGTCATCAAGGAGTTCCCTGCTGGAGCAGGGTATAATATCTGGGGAGAGTTATCATTCTCATCTGTTATGAAGATACTCACTGTCACGTtactgctgaggggaggagaaCCATTGTCTCTGGCTACAACGTGGACTTTGAAGTTCCTGAACTGCTCATAATCAAATGCTCTCACAGCATGGATCACCCCCGTGTCTCCGTTAATGGATACAAATGAGGACACCGGAACACCATTGACACTACTAGGCAATAGAGAATAGACCACAGTGCCGTTCTGTCTCCAGTCTGGGTCTCTGGCAGTAACAGAACACATAGAGGAGCCAGGCTTGTTATTTTCAGTCACATAGGCGTTGTAGGATTGTTCTTCAAACACAGGTGGATTGTCATTCACGTCGGACACAGACACATTAATAGTCTTTGAAGAGGATAAAGGTGGAGACCCCTCGTCAGTGGCGGTGATAGTTATGTTATAATCTGATATTATCTCACGGTCTAGTTCTGCTGTTGTGACCAGAGAATAATAGTTTTTAATAGAAGGGTTTAGTTTGAAAGGAACATTTTGTTGAATGGAGCAGCGGACTTGTTTATTTCCCTCCCAGTCTTTATCCTGTACATTAATGATGCCCACCTCTGTACCAGGTAACACGTCCTCTGGGATGGGATTGCTTAGAGATTTGATCAATATTATTGGTGCATTATCATTCACATCTGTGATTTCTATAATAACCTTACAATTTGAGGCTGACCCTAAACCATCTTTTGCCTGCACGCTCATTTCATAATATGTTTCCTCTTCGAAATCAATAGGGCCGATCACTTTTATTTCTCCGGTTGTCTTGTTAATCAAAAACAGCTTCCCTGCTTTGTTACTTATACGACCGAGTTCATAGGTCACATCGCCATTAGGTCCCTCGTCTGCATCAATAGCAGTCACTGTACTTACTACGGTACCTAATGGAGAATTCTCAGGTAGGCTGACCTTATAGACGTTCTGAGTAAACACTGGAATATTGTCGTTAGCATCCAACACAGTGACGTGTATAACTACAGTACCAGATCTCTGTGGAGTCCCACCATCAACCGCAGTAAGTAACAATGTCACCTCCTGCTGTTGTTCTCGATCTAATTCCTTCTCTACAACTAACTCACCGTATTTCCCACCATCTGGGTTTGTATGAACACCTAAAACAAAATAGTCGTTTTTTTCGAGTGAATATTTTTGAACTGCATTATGTCCTATATCCGCATCATGAGCTTCGCTAAGAAGGAAACGTGTTCCTCTCATCGCAGACTCACTGATTTCTAAATTAATTTGTGTGTTAGAAAATGTTGGGGAGTTATCATTTATATCTTGCACTTGCACATTAATACGATGTAATTCCAGAGGTTTTTCCAGCACAAGCTCGTATTTTAAAGAACAAGTAACCTTCGGTCCACACAGCTCCTCCCTGTCTATTGTTTCAGCGACAATTAAATCTCCGGTATTCACATTAATGTCACAGTAACCTTGACGACTACCATCCATATCCAAACGAGCCTTGCGAGATGAAAATCTTCTCGCATCCAGACCGAGGTCCTTGGCTATATTCCCGATCACAGATCCGCGTTTCATTTCCTCTGGAATAGAATAGCTCATATCTCCATGGCTCTGTCGCACCATGAAGACGAGGAAAACCAGACGGAACGTCGAAACAGACAATGATAATCCGATGTACTCCATCTTCTCAAATGACACAAGTAGTCCAACTAAAAATCGTGGTAAAGATATTTTTCAGCCCTCAAAATGAAACATTTGCTCCGTTAATGTGTGGAATAGCCGACGATACACACTAAGCCTCTGTCTAATCGAGACGATGGTTTGTCACACTGACCAAAGTAGGCCTCTTTCCCCTCCTTTTCTATGCGTGGACTGGGGGAGAGATGTGCCTATCGACCAATATATAGTGAACAGCGACACTTAGAGTATGTCAATGAAAACTACAATCAATTGCATTCAAATTAACCTCTTAAATCCATAAGCCACCGCGACATTCAGGGTAGCCTTTTGCCATATAAAGTGTGAATGTGAATGCGCAGAAGTAGCATGCAATCCGGTAAATGTTATTTTTCAGTTTCAAACATAGCATCCAAAATACATCTAGGTTAATTTAAGTATTGGCGGAAACCTGTTTCAAAGTCTTATAGGTGGAGAAGAGCTCTTGCAGCGTTGCCTGTTTCACTGAGAAACAGGCATCTTAGTTGCGCTGTCTATCGATGTGGTGCTGAAACAGTGCTAGCGTAGCTTCATCAGAATTGGAAGGCGATGTGATTTGTATTTTCAGCGTGTGAGTATATTCATTTAAGTCCTGCAGGCTACAGTAGAATGAACAGTGAAATGGAATATATTAAAATAATTGACCAACTTAAATTTAGCAGAAGCAGAAAAACTCGGGTACAGCTAtagagatgtaggatcttaatttgatcaccaatGCAGGGATgtaaaacgtgtagtgtatttgaggcttAAAAGGGCGTTTGAAAATGTCCATTAGTTATAACccacataataattcatattTCCCATTGCTGCATCAAACatattaagatcctatatctgtaggATAATATGCCACTTTCATAATATTCAGTATTATAAATTGATAATATTTCAGTGGAAGTGGTATCAAAATGCGTGAGAAAATTATAACTACATTAAAAACAATACAAGAACTGTAGCTGTATACCCTTCAGATGACTTCATGTTGCGCCTTACTCTCTCACACTAGAAGAGCATACTAATGCTGTTTAGCTCACTTTAATATACAACCTGCAATTAAAACATAGCGTTGGGCCTTTCACGTTAGGAAGTTTGCTATTGCCAAGAAACAAATAAGTATTATTTCGTTTCAAAGCCACGTAGGACAAACCATCCTCATAAAATGCAAAATAAAGGCATGGGTTACCTCAGAGTCTCCTGCAGGGTTGAGCGTGATGATACTCCCTTCTAATACATTATCTGGGCTCCTCTTCAGTGTAACATCAGCAGGCAGGGTGCTGTCATTGTAAGATCTGACAAACTTGAAGTCACTGGTGCGTGAGCCCGTTGTCAGGTATGCGTCATAATTGTAAGAACTGCGCAGAGTTCCAGCTGCATCCACCTCTGCATAGTTTGGAGGGAAATACGCGCTGGGAATGGCGACTGCTCCATCAAACAACATTCTAGGCTTTCTACTGCGGCAGAACCTCACGGCCAGGATGAGAATAATGAATGTCAGGAAAAAGGTGGAGACAGAGACTAGACAAATGATCAAATAGGAAGTTAGTTTGGAACTATCCTCATAAGCCATGTCTTTCAGTTCTGGAACTTCAGCCAAGTTATCTGATATGAGTAAATATACATCacaggttgtagagagagagggctgtccgTTATCTTTCACTGATATAACAAGGTTCTGCTTCATATTGTCAGATTCAGAAATGTCCCGATGTGCCCGGATCTCTCCACCGTGGAGACCAATAGTGAAAAGTCCAGGATCAGTCGATTTCACGATGTGATATGAAAGCCACGCGTTTTGTCCAGAGTCAGCATCCACAGCTATCACCTTGGAAACCAGGGACCCCGCCAGAGCAGCTTTGGGGACCATCTCAGTCATCAAGGAGTTCCCTGCTGGAGCAGGATATAATATCTGGGGAGAGTTATCATTCTCATCTGTTATGAAGACACTCACAGTCACGTTACTGCTGAGTGGAGGGGAACCATTGTCTCTGGCTACAACGTGGACTTTGAAGTTCCTGAACTGCTCATAATCAAATGCTCTCACAGCATGGATCACCCCCGTGTCTCCATTAATGGATACAAATGAGGACACCGGAACACCATTGACACCACTAGGCAATAGAGAATAGACCACAGTGCCGTTCTGTCTCCAGTCTGGGTCTCTGGCAGTAACAGAACACATAGAGGAGCCAGGCTTGTTATTTTCAGTCACATAGGCGTTGTAGGATTGTTCTTCAAACACAGGTGGGTTGTCATTCACGTctgatacagacacattaataGTCTTTGAAGAGGATAAAGGTGGAGACCCCTCGTCAGTGGCAGTGATAGTTATGTTATATTCTGATATTATCTCACGATCTAGTTCTGCTGTTGTGACCAGAGAATAATAGTTTTTAATAGAAGGGTTTAGTTTGAAAGGAACATTTTGTTGAATGGAGCAGCGGACTTGTTTATTTCCCTCCCAGTCTTTATCCTGTACATTAATGATGCCCACCTCTGTACCAGGTAACACGTCCTCTGGGATGGGATTGCTTAGAGATTTGATCAATATTATTGGTGCATTATCATTCACATCTGTGATTTCTATAATAACCTTACAATTTGAGGCTGACCCTAAACCATCTTTTGCCTGCACGCTCATTTCATAATATGTTTCCTCTTCGAAATCAATAGGGCCGATCACTTTTATTTCTCCGGTTGTCTTGTTAATCAAAAACAGCTTCCCTGCTTTGTTACTTATACGACCGAGTTCATAGGTCACATCGCCATTAGGTCCCTCGTCTGCATCAATAGCAGTCACTGTACTTACTACGGTACCTAATGGAGAATTCTCAGGTAGGCTGACCTTATAGACGTTCTGAGTAAACACTGGAATATTGTCGTTAGCATCCAACACAGTGACGTGTATAACTACAGTACCAGATCTCTGTGGAGTCCCACCATCAACCGCAGTAAGTAACAATGTCACCTCCTGCTGTTGTTCTCGATCTAATTCCTTCTCCACAACTAACTCACCGTATTTCCCACCATCTGGGTTTGTATGAACACCTAAAACAAAATAGTCGTTTTTTTCGAGTGAATATTTTTGAACTGCATTATGTCCTATATCCGCATCATGAGCTTCGCTAAGAAGGAAACGTGTTCCTCTCACCGCAGACTCGCGGATTTCTAAATTAACTTGTGTGTTAGAAAACGTTGGGGAGTTATCATTTATATCTTGGACGTGCACATTAATACGATGTAATTCCAGAGGTTTTTCCAGCACAAGCTCGTATTTTAAAGAACAAGAAACCTTCGGTCCACACAGCTCCTCCCTGTCTATTGTTTCAGCCACAATTAAATCTCCGGTATTCACATTAATGTCACAGTAACCTTGACGACTACCATCCATATCCAATCGAGCCTTGCGAGATGAAAATCTTCTCGCATCCAGACCGAGGTCCTTGGCTATATTCCCGATCACAGATCCGCGTTTCATCTCCTCTGGAATAGAATAGCTCATATCTCCATTGCTCTGTCGCACCATGAAGACGAGGAAAACCAGACGGAACGTCGAAACAGACAATGATAATCCGATGTACTCCATCTTCTCAAATGACACAAGTAGTCCAACTAAAAATCGTGGTAAAGATATTGTTCAGCCCTCAAAATGAAACATTTGCTCCTTTAAGGTGTGAAATAGCCGACGATACACACTAAGCCTCTGTCTAATCGAGACGATGGTTTGTCACACTGACCAAAGTAggcctctatctcctccttttCTATGCGTGGACTGGGGGAGAGATGTGCCTATCGGCCAATATATAGTGAACAGCGACACTTAGAGTATGTCAATGAAAACTACAATCAATTGCATTCAAATTAACCTCTTAAATCCATAAGCCACCACGACATTCAGGGTAGCCTTTTGCCATATAAAGTGTGAATGTGAATGCGCAGAAGTAGCATGCAATCCGGTAAATGTTATTTTTCAGTTTCAAACATAGCATCCAAAATAAATCTAGGTTAATTGAAGTATTGGCGGAAACCTGTTTCAAAGTCGAATAGGTGGAGAAGAGCTCTTGCAGCGTTGCCTGTTTCACTGAGAAACAGGCATCTTAGTTGCGCTGTCTATCGATGTGGTGCTGAAACAGTGCTAGCGTAGCTTCATCAGAATTGGAAGGCGATGTGATTTGTATTTTCAGCGTGTGAGTATATTCATTTAAGTCCTGCAGGCTACAGTAGAATGAACAGTGAAATGGAATATATTAAAATAATTGACCAACTTAAATTTAGCAGAAGCAGAAAAACTCGGGTACAGCTAtagagatgtaggatcttaatttgatcaccaatGCAGGGATgtaaaacgtgtagtgtatttgaggcttAAAAGGGCGTTTGAAAATGTCCATTAGTTATAACccacataataattcatattTCCCATTGCTGCATCAAACatattaagatcctatatctgtaggATAATATGCCACTTTCATAATATTCAGTATTATAAATTGATAATATTTCAGTGGAAGTGGTATCAAAATGCGTGAGAAAATTATAACTACATTAAAAACAATACAAGAACTGTAGCTGTATACCCTTCAGATGACTTCATGTTGCGCCTTACTCTCTCACACTAGAAGAGCATACTAATGCTGTTTAGCTCACTATAATATACAACCTGCAATTAAAACATAGCGTTGGGCCTTTCACGTTAGGAAGTTTGCTATTGCCAAGAAACAAATAAGTATTATTTCGTTTCAAAGCCACGTAGGACAAACCATCCTCATAAAATGCAAAATAAAGGCATGGGTTACCTCAGAGTCTCCTGCAGGGTTGAGCGTGATGATACTCCCTTCTAATACATTATCTGGGCTCCTCTTCAGTGTAACATCAGCAGGCAGGGTGCTGTCATTGTAAGATCTGACAAACTTGAAGTCACTGGTGCGTGAGCCCGTTGTCAGGTATGCATCATAATTGTAAGAACTGCGCAGAGTTCCAGCTGCATCCACCTCTGCATAGTTTGGAGGGAAATACGCGCTGGGAATGGCGACTGCTCCATCAAACAACATTCTAGGCTTTCTACTGCGGCAGAACCTCACGGCCAGGATGAGAATAATGAAAGTCAGGAAAAAGGTGGAAACAGAGACCAGACCAATGATCAAATAGGAAGTTAGTTTGGAACTATCCTCATAAG from Oncorhynchus kisutch isolate 150728-3 linkage group LG28, Okis_V2, whole genome shotgun sequence encodes:
- the LOC109873156 gene encoding protocadherin beta-16 isoform X46, whose amino-acid sequence is MEYIGLSLSVSTFRLVFLVFMVRQSNGDMSYSIPEEMKRGSVIGNIAKDLGLDARRFSSRKARLDMDGSRQGYCDINVNTGDLIVAETIDREELCGPKVSCSLKYELVLEKPLELHRINVHVQDINDNSPTFSNTQVNLEIRESAVRGTRFLLSEAHDADIGHNAVQKYSLEKNDYFVLGVHTNPDGGKYGELVVEKELDREQQQEVTLLLTAVDGGTPQRSGTVVIHVTVLDANDNIPVFTQNVYKVSLPENSPLGTVVSTVTAIDADEGPNGDVTYELGRISNKAGKLFLINKTTGEIKVIGPIDFEEETYYEMSVQAKDGLGSASNCKVIIEITDVNDNAPIILIKSLSNPIPEDVLPGTEVGIINVQDKDWEGNKQVRCSIQQNVPFKLNPSIKNYYSLVTTAELDREIISEYNITITATDEGSPPLSSSKTINVSVSDVNDNPPVFEEQSYNAYVTENNKPGSSMCSVTARDPDWRQNGTVVYSLLPSGVNGVPVSSFVSINGDTGVIHAVRAFDYEQFRNFKVHVVARDNGSPPLSSNVTVSVFITDENDNSPQILYPAPAGNSLMTEMVPKAALAGSLVSKVIAVDADSGQNAWLSYHIVKSTDPGLFTIGLHGGEIRAHRDISESDNMKQNLVISVKDNGQPSLSTTCDVYLLISDNLAEVPELKDMAYEDSSKLTSYLIICLVSVSTFFLTFIILILAVRFCRSRKPRMLFDGAVAIPSAYFPPNYAEVDAAGTLRSSYNYDAYLTTGSRTSDFKFVRSYNDSTLPADVTLKRSPDNVLEGSIITLNPAGDSEQKPPNNDWRFTQQGQRPGPSGAGPHPEGAGGAIVGTGPWPNPPTEAEQLQALMAAANEVSEATATLGPRYNAQFPMQHVPDYRQNVYIPGSTATLTANPQQMMPQPALQGPPQAMPQVDVPNAAQTPASKKKSTKKDKK
- the LOC109873156 gene encoding protocadherin beta-16 isoform X13, yielding MEYIGLSLSVSTFRLVFLVFMVRQSNGDMSYSIPEEMKRGSVIGNIAKDLGLDARRFSSRKARLDMDGSRQGYCDINVNTGDLIVAETIDREELCGPKVSCSLKYELVLEKPLELHRINVHVQDINDNSPTFSNTQVNLEIRESAVRGTRFLLSEAHDADIGHNAVQKYSLEKNDYFVLGVHTNPDGGKYGELVVEKELDREQQQEVTLLLTAVDGGTPQRSGTVVIHVTVLDANDNIPVFTQNVYKVSLPENSPLGTVVSTVTAIDADEGPNGDVTYELGRISNKAGKLFLINKTTGEIKVIGPIDFEEETYYEMSVQAKDGLGSASNCKVIIEITDVNDNAPIILIKSLSNPIPEDVLPGTEVGIINVQDKDWEGNKQVRCSIQQNVPFKLNPSIKNYYSLVTTAELDREIISEYNITITATDEGSPPLSSSKTINVSVSDVNDNPPVFEEQSYNAYVTENNKPGSSMCSVTARDPDWRQNGTVVYSLLPSGVNGVPVSSFVSINGDTGVIHAVRAFDYEQFRNFKVHVVARDNGSPPLSSNVTVSVFITDENDNSPQILYPAPAGNSLMTEMVPKAALAGSLVSKVIAVDADSGQNAWLSYHIVKSTDPGLFTIGLHGGEIRAHRDISESDNMKQNLVISVKDNGQPSLSTTCDVYLLISDNLAEVPELKDMAYEDSSKLTSYLIICLVSVSTFFLTFIILILAVRFCRSRKPRMLFDGAVAIPSAYFPPNYAEVDAAGTLRSSYNYDAYLTTGSRTSDFKFVRSYNDSTLPADVTLKRSPDNVLEGSIITLNPAGDSEQKPPNNDWRFTQQGQRPGPSGQYRLVPHYSTQRSNNTGTTDRQNNGTYRYSTSTQQRWTPYGKARAGPHPEGAGGAIVGTGPWPNPPTEAEQLQALMAAANEVSEATATLGPRYNAQFPMQHVPDYRQNVYIPGSTATLTANPQQMMPQPALQGPPQAMPQVDVPNAAQTPASKKKSTKKDKK
- the LOC109873156 gene encoding protocadherin beta-16 isoform X29, with amino-acid sequence MEYIGLSLSVSTFRLVFLVFMVRQSNGDMSYSIPEEMKRGSVIGNIAKDLGLDARRFSSRKARLDMDGSRQGYCDINVNTGDLIVAETIDREELCGPKVSCSLKYELVLEKPLELHRINVHVQDINDNSPTFSNTQVNLEIRESAVRGTRFLLSEAHDADIGHNAVQKYSLEKNDYFVLGVHTNPDGGKYGELVVEKELDREQQQEVTLLLTAVDGGTPQRSGTVVIHVTVLDANDNIPVFTQNVYKVSLPENSPLGTVVSTVTAIDADEGPNGDVTYELGRISNKAGKLFLINKTTGEIKVIGPIDFEEETYYEMSVQAKDGLGSASNCKVIIEITDVNDNAPIILIKSLSNPIPEDVLPGTEVGIINVQDKDWEGNKQVRCSIQQNVPFKLNPSIKNYYSLVTTAELDREIISEYNITITATDEGSPPLSSSKTINVSVSDVNDNPPVFEEQSYNAYVTENNKPGSSMCSVTARDPDWRQNGTVVYSLLPSGVNGVPVSSFVSINGDTGVIHAVRAFDYEQFRNFKVHVVARDNGSPPLSSNVTVSVFITDENDNSPQILYPAPAGNSLMTEMVPKAALAGSLVSKVIAVDADSGQNAWLSYHIVKSTDPGLFTIGLHGGEIRAHRDISESDNMKQNLVISVKDNGQPSLSTTCDVYLLISDNLAEVPELKDMAYEDSSKLTSYLIICLVSVSTFFLTFIILILAVRFCRSRKPRMLFDGAVAIPSAYFPPNYAEVDAAGTLRSSYNYDAYLTTGSRTSDFKFVRSYNDSTLPADVTLKRSPDNVLEGSIITLNPAGDSEQKPPNNDWRFTQQGQRPGPSGTYRYSTSTQQRWTPYGKARAGPHPEGAGGAIVGTGPWPNPPTEAEQLQALMAAANEVSEATATLGPRYNAQFPMQHVPDYRQNVYIPGSTATLTANPQQMMPQPALQGPPQAMPQVDVPNAAQTPASKKKSTKKDKK